The genomic window GCGCGCGGCCTCGGCGGCCTCGGCGTCGGGCAGGATCCACAGCAGCGTACCGCGCTGGCGCACCACCGTCTCGTAGAGATGGCCGACCAGCAGCTGCGCCGCGCCACCCGAAAGTCCGCGCAGGCGCACCGGGCCCTCCAGGCCCTCCTGGAGCATCGTGGCCAGCCGGATGAAGCCGGGGCAGCGGGCGGCGCCGGCCAGCAGGTGGTCGCGGGCGTCCTGGGTCATTCGCGCGGCGCCACGGTCATGCGCGCGACCGCGGTCTCCAGCAGGAAGAGCACCAGCGCGGCGAGCAGGAACTCGCGCCACAACTCTCGGCCGAACCGGCGGCGCAGCACCGCCTCGCGCAGCGACCCCTCCACCACCACCGACTGCGGGGCGATGTTGCGGAGCGCCGCGGGCGGGAGAGAGCGCAGATCGATCTCGCCGTCCGGCAGCGTGCCGGCCACCGCCTCCACCGCGCTGCCCGCAGCCTGGAGCGTGTACAGCCCGGGGCGCTCCAGCGGAACGCTGCGCAACTCGGTGCCACCCTGCGTCAGCTCGCCGGGAACCTCGCGGGCGTCGGGATCGGTCAGCTTGAGCGGCAGGCCCTTCCATTCGGCGGGCACCGGGCGCACCCAGCGCCGGCCCACTTCCACCGAGAGCGGGCGCGTGCGCGATGCCAGCGCCTCCAGCGCCTGGTACAGCCAGGGCACGAACGTGGGACTCAGCGGAAAGTCGTTCCAGGTCGCGTCCAGCGGGCCGGCGAACAGGAGCACGTGGCCGCGCTCGACCATCGCGGGAAGATCGGGGCCGAACTCGGCCGGCGCGGTGGCGCCCGCGGCGGGGCGGATGCGCGCCACGCACAGGAACTTCGCCGACGAAAGCTCGCTGCCGCGCCGGACGGCCAGCCCGCGGAAGCCCGCGTGTCCCGGGTCCAGCACGCGCAGGCGCGCGAAGCTGCGCCCGGTGGAATCGCCCTCCATGCCCTGCACGCTGCCCGGCGAGAGATCGCCCAGTGCCAGTTCCACCGCGTGCGTGGCGACCGAGGCCGGGCCGAGGGCGGCCAGCACGCCGCCGCCGCGCGCCAGGTGCGCGCGCAGCGAGGCCGCGTTCACCCGCTCGGGGTCCAGCAGCGCCCACACGTCCGCGGTGACCGTACCCGAGCCGTCGGGGCTGTCCTGGATTTCGAATGCGCCGGGTGCCGCCTGCAGCGCCGCCTGCACGTAGATGCGCTGCGCGTCGGGGCCCACCAGCGCCACGCGCAGCGCCCGGGTGGACGGGAACGCCACCGCCACGTGGTCGTCGTCTTCGAGTGCGTCGTGCGGAAAGCGCAGCGTCACGCCCAGGTCTCCCGCGTTGAGCCCGTGCACCGGCACCTGCACGCGGGTGTCGGCGCGGGCCGCCAGGTCCACGCGCGCCGCGCCCACCATCCGGCCGCCGGCCACCGCCTCCACCAGCGCGCCGCGGCGCGGCTCGTCGGAGGCGTTGCGCACCTCGCCGGTGACCTCTCCCGCCTCGCCCAGGCGCGTGGCCTCGGCCCACGTCCACGCCGCGTTGGCGGCATCCCGCGAACCCACCGGCACCCAGTACACGTCGAACCCGCGGAGTGCGGCCGCCAGCGAGCCGGCGCGGGAGCTGTCCAGGCCCGCGGCCTGCATGTCGGAGAACACGTAGAACTCGCGATGCAGGCCACGACGACCGGAAAGCCAGCGCGCGCCCTCGCGCAGCGCCCCGCCCAGGTCGGTGCCGCCGTAACCGGGACGCAGCGACTGCACCGCGGAGCGGAAGCGGGCGGGGTCGTGGGTGAAGTCCTCGAAGACGCCGCTGGCGTGGGAATCGAAGGCCACGATCTGGGACTCGCTGCCCGGCTCCAGCAACCCCGCCAGCTCGCGCAGCCGCCCGCGCGACTCCTCGAAGCGCGCGCCCTTCGGCCCCGTGGCGCGCATGCTGAGGCTGCGATCCACCAGGGCCACCACGGTGGCCGGGGCGCGCGAGGCCGCGCCGCGCGTGCCCTGCAGCGCCGGGCGGGCGAACGCCAGCGCCAGGCTCAGCACCGCCAGCGTGCGCAGGAGCAGCAGCAGCCACTCTCGCAGGCGGAGCCGGCGCACTTCCTGCCGGTGCACCTGGCGCAGGAAACGAACCGTGGGGAACGCCTCGCGGCGCGCCTTGCGGCGGCTGAACAGGTGCACCAGCAGCGGCACCGCCGCCGCCAGCGCGGCCAGCCACGCGAACGGGCTCAGGAAGGTCATGTCAGTGCAGCCGCGCGCGCTTCTCGAGGTAGCGGACCAGCGCCACGTCGAAGGGGGTGGAAGTGTCCAGCGGCACGTAGTCGATGAGCCGCTCGCGACACTCGCGCTGCAGCCGACCGGTCCATTCCTCGATGCGCCGGCGGTACTCGCGCGAAACCTCCCAGCCGTGCGTCACCAGCTTCTCCGAGGATTCCATGTCCTCGATCTCCA from Candidatus Eisenbacteria bacterium includes these protein-coding regions:
- a CDS encoding BatA domain-containing protein: MTFLSPFAWLAALAAAVPLLVHLFSRRKARREAFPTVRFLRQVHRQEVRRLRLREWLLLLLRTLAVLSLALAFARPALQGTRGAASRAPATVVALVDRSLSMRATGPKGARFEESRGRLRELAGLLEPGSESQIVAFDSHASGVFEDFTHDPARFRSAVQSLRPGYGGTDLGGALREGARWLSGRRGLHREFYVFSDMQAAGLDSSRAGSLAAALRGFDVYWVPVGSRDAANAAWTWAEATRLGEAGEVTGEVRNASDEPRRGALVEAVAGGRMVGAARVDLAARADTRVQVPVHGLNAGDLGVTLRFPHDALEDDDHVAVAFPSTRALRVALVGPDAQRIYVQAALQAAPGAFEIQDSPDGSGTVTADVWALLDPERVNAASLRAHLARGGGVLAALGPASVATHAVELALGDLSPGSVQGMEGDSTGRSFARLRVLDPGHAGFRGLAVRRGSELSSAKFLCVARIRPAAGATAPAEFGPDLPAMVERGHVLLFAGPLDATWNDFPLSPTFVPWLYQALEALASRTRPLSVEVGRRWVRPVPAEWKGLPLKLTDPDAREVPGELTQGGTELRSVPLERPGLYTLQAAGSAVEAVAGTLPDGEIDLRSLPPAALRNIAPQSVVVEGSLREAVLRRRFGRELWREFLLAALVLFLLETAVARMTVAPRE